A window of the Loxodonta africana isolate mLoxAfr1 chromosome 3, mLoxAfr1.hap2, whole genome shotgun sequence genome harbors these coding sequences:
- the ZMYM1 gene encoding zinc finger MYM-type protein 1 isoform X1 has protein sequence MILSFSIFPSTDVVDLIPGVIHPVKSKCIIIDCVVEKGIWKQKKPVRLELEDSFASDTKMKEPLLDSECDKVMAPQLRQLDEIKTEPDSDQEYFQAQQPRIQESDLKMSTAFSDSASQLTTGIQLSLASSGMNKMLPSVSSTAIQISCSGCKKILQKGQTAFQRKGSTQLFCSTPCITEYIASASSPAPPKRTCSNCSKEILSQKDVISVQLEDTTSSKNFCSQSCLSSYEEKRKLFVTVCSNNKILTKCSMCQKTTVIQYEVKYQNVKHSLCSNTCFLKFHSANNLVMNCCENCGVYCYTSSSSFHILQMERQSQYCNSLRNITAYKQKPAKVLPSVIFKSLKPSDEIIETTNDFGKTELFCSISCFSAYNKANMESSRVNVPMVQEASTELLSPKKDTTPVISNIMSLADPHGDLSIVNSDVLQGTVSPVTQNVIADISESLPSESSSGVANHSVEQPGLSPSSSVLGQHTIGCDTELQKGKVSSQGPAYNVKSMKINDDELCQPKFTSKVQKVKGKSQSIKKIWCSNPCLEHSAKKDVTFCYSCHLFCQKIFSSGGESFTTQGISNWKKTLEKFRKHEKSEMHLKSLQFWREYQFCDEAINDNLSIHSKKIEENKNYLKFIIENILFLGKQCLPFRGNDQSVSSINKGNFLELLEIRAKDKGEGIFRLMNSQVDFYNSSQIQTEIIEIIKTEMLQDIVNEINVSSAFSVICDETTDSATKEQLSVCVRYPQKTSKAILIKERFLGFIDIGEITGTNLHRIIKTYLEQIGVDLKNIRGQAYDSTINLRGKFNKIAAEFKKEEPRALYIHCYAHFLDLAVIRFCKEVKELRSTLNTLSTLFNTIHMSGEMLANFQNICKLSQNKTCKKHSSQSCWTVHDRTLLSVIEGLPEIIETLEVISSHSSNTNLADELSNLLTLVSKFEFIFCIKFLYRVLSVTEILSEELQSETMDVSSLTSKIETIFECLSSERNDIYFKSVWDGAEEICKKITCKGFEVEKPSFQRRKVQKVIDHSNSDSMFFSSSTEEQYKINIYYQGLDTVLQNLKLCFSEFDYCKIKQISELLLKWNEPLNEATAKHVQEFYKLDADIIAELRFYRHYAKLNFVVDYDSVNFINLGYLFIRHGLHSNIPGISQLLHTALSWPISSASAKSSFSVLPRLKTYLCHTMGQERCSDMALMAIEQELVNKLMEPERLNGIVEKFISQMKEI, from the exons atgatattgagcttctctatttttccctccacagatgtagttgatttgattcccggTGTAATCCATCCAGTGAAGTCCAAGTGTATAATCATTGactgtgttgttgaaaaag GAATCTGGAAACAGAAGAAACCCGTTCGTTTGGAACTGGAGGATTCCTTTGCATCAGATACTAAAATGAAAGAACCACTGTTAGATAGTGAATGTGACAAGGTGATGGCTCCACAGCTGCGGCAGCTAGATGAAATTAAGACAGAACCGGACAgtgatcaa GAATATTTTCAAGCCCAACAGCCCAGAATTCAGGAGAGTGACCTGAAAATGAGCACTGCATTTTCAGACAGTG cttCACAGTTGACTacaggcattcagctttctctgGCATCATCTGGCATGAACAAAATGCTTCCTTCAGTTTCATCCACAGCTATTCAGATTTCCTGTTCTGGTTGTAAAAAAATTCTCCAGAAGGGGCAAACTGCTTTTCAGAGAAAAGGGTCTACTCAGCTTTTCTGCTCCACGCCGTGCATCACTGAATACATTGCATCTGCCAGTTCACCAGCTCCTCCCAAGAGAACTTGCTCAAACTGCTCCAA agaaaTTTTAAGTCAAAAGGATGTGATCAGTGTTCAGCTGGAAGATACTACCTCTAGCAAAAATTTTTGCAGCCAATCTTGTCTTTCAtcatatgaagaaaaaagaaaattatttgttaCCGTATGTAGTAATAATAAGATTTTAACCAAATGCAGCATGTGTCAGAAGACTACTGTT atTCAGTATGAAGTAAAATACCAGAACGTGAAACATAGCCTTTGCAGTAATACCTGCTTTTTAAAGTTTCACTCTGCTAACAACCTTGTCATGAACTGTTGTGAGAACTGTGGGGTTTACTGTTATACTAGCTCTAGTTCATTCCACATACTTCAAATGGAAAGACAGTCCCAGTACTGTAATAGTTTAAGGAATATTACAGCATACAAGCAG AAACCAGCCAAAGTACTTCCATCTGTTATTTTCAAATCACTGAAGCCCTCTGATGAAATTATTGAGACTACCAATGACTTTGGAAAGACAGAGCTTTTCTGCTCTATTAGTTGTTTCTCTGCTTACAATAAAGCTAACATGGAATCTTCTAGAG TAAATGTTCCCATGGTGCAAGAGGCTTCAACTGAGCTCCTTTCTCCAAAGAAAGACACAACTCCAGTTATAAGCAATATAATGTCATTGGCAGATCCTCACGGTGACCTTTCCATTGTGAACTCTGATGTCTTACAAG GTACAGTTTCTCCAGTAACACAAAATGTCATTGCAGAT ATTTCTGAGAGTTTACCCAGTGAATCAAGTAGTGGTGTTGCTAATCATAGTGTGGAACAGCCAGGCCTTTCGCCATCTTCATCAGTACTCGGTCAGCATACAATTGGCTGCGATACGGAGTTACAGAAAGGTAAAGTGTCAAGCCAGGGTCCTGCATACAATGTGAAATCCATGAAAATAAATGATGATGAACTATGTCAACCAAAATTTACATCCAAAGTACAAAAAGTTAAAGGGAAAtctcaaagtattaaaaaaatttgGTGTTCCAATCCATGTCTGGAACACAGTGCGAAAAAGGATGTGACATTCTGTTATTCGTGCCATTTGTTCTGCCAAAAAATTTTTAGCTCTGGAGGAGAGTCATTTACAACCCAGGGAATTTCTAATTGGAAAAAAACTCTGGAAAAATTCAGAAAGCATGAAAAAAGTGAGATGCATTTGAAGTCATTGCAATTTTGGAGGGAATACCAGTTTTGTGATGAAGCTATAAATGATAATTTGTCTATTCATTcaaaaaaaattgaggaaaataaaaactaTCTAAAGTTTATCATtgaaaatattctgtttcttggAAAGCAGTGTTTACCCTTCAGAGGGAATGACCAGTCTGTTTCATCTATAAATAAAGGGAATTTTTTAGAATTGTTAGAAATCAGAGCAAAAGATAAAGGAGAAGGAATATTTCGACTAATGAACTCACAAGTTGACTTCTATAATAGTTCACAAATTCAAACTGAAATTATTGAAATAATAAAGACTGAAATGTTGCAGGATATTGTGAATGAGATCAATGTCTCCTCAGCTTTTTCAGTAATATGTGATGAAACAACTGATAGTGCCACTAAAGAACAGCTTTCAGTTTGTGTAAGATACCCACAAAAAACATCAAAGGCTATCTTAATAAAAGAAAGATTCTTGGGTTTTATTGATATTGGAGAGATAACTGGGACCAACTTACATAGGATTATCAAAACTTACCTAGAGCAAATTGGAGTTGATTTGAAAAACATACGTGGCCAGGCCTATGATAGTACCATTAATTTGAGGGGAAAATTTAATAAGATTGCAGCAGAATTCAAGAAGGAAGAGCCAAGAgctttatacatacattgttatgcaCATTTTTTGGATTTAGCAGTCATTCGGTTCtgtaaagaagtaaaagaactccGAAGTACCCTAAATACTCTTAGTACTTTGTTCAACACTATTCATATGTCTGGGGAAATGTTGgcaaattttcaaaatatttgtaaactaagccaaaacaaaacatgcaagaaacattCATCACAGTCATGTTGGACAGTCCATGATCGTACATTACTATCTGTGATTGAGGGTCTTCCAGAGATTATTGAAACACTGGAAGTTATATCAAGCCATTCTTCAAACACAAATTTGGCTGATGAACTGAGCAATTTGTTGACACTGGTGTCCAAATTTGAATTTATCTTTTGTATAAAATTTCTTTATCGAGTGCTGAGTGTTACAGAAATTCTTTCCGAAGAGCTACAGAGTGAAACCATGGACGTTTCTTCTTTGACTTCAAAAATAGAAAcaatttttgaatgtttatcatCTGAGAGAAATGATATCTATTTTAAAAGTGTCTGggatggagcagaagaaatatgtaaaaaaataacCTGTAAAGGTTTTGAAGTTGAAAAACCTTCTTTTCAGAGAAGAAAAGTTCAGAAAGTAATAGATCATAGTAATTCAGATAgtatgtttttttcttcttcaactgAAGAacaatataaaattaatatttattaccAAGGATTGGATACTGTATtgcaaaatttaaaattatgtttttcaGAGTTTGATTATTGCAAAATAAAGCAAATTTCAGAACTGTTACTTAAATGGAATGAACCATTAAATGAAGCAACAGCCAAACATGTTCAAGAATTTTATAAACTTGATGCAGATATTATCGCAGAACTTAGGTTTTATCGGCACTATGCAAAGCTCAACTTTGTCGTAGATTATGATTCTGTCAACTTCATAAATCTTGGCTATTTGTTTATTCGGCATGGTCTTCACAGTAATATTCCGGGCATCTCACAGCTATTACATACGGCTTTGTCTTGGCCAATTAGTTCAGCAAGTGCTAAAAGCTCATTTTCTGTACTACCTCGCCTTAAAACATATTTATGTCATACCATGGGACAGGAGAGGTGTAGTGACATGGCCTTAATGGCAATTGAGCAGGAATTGGTAAACAAACTGATGGAGCCTGAAAGACTCAATGGAATTGTAGAAAAGTTTATCAGTCAGATGAAAGAAATATGA
- the ZMYM1 gene encoding zinc finger MYM-type protein 1 isoform X2, with product MGRGRFASVARKGCVEVLLRSLTRRTSLREIRIWKQKKPVRLELEDSFASDTKMKEPLLDSECDKVMAPQLRQLDEIKTEPDSDQEYFQAQQPRIQESDLKMSTAFSDSASQLTTGIQLSLASSGMNKMLPSVSSTAIQISCSGCKKILQKGQTAFQRKGSTQLFCSTPCITEYIASASSPAPPKRTCSNCSKEILSQKDVISVQLEDTTSSKNFCSQSCLSSYEEKRKLFVTVCSNNKILTKCSMCQKTTVIQYEVKYQNVKHSLCSNTCFLKFHSANNLVMNCCENCGVYCYTSSSSFHILQMERQSQYCNSLRNITAYKQKPAKVLPSVIFKSLKPSDEIIETTNDFGKTELFCSISCFSAYNKANMESSRVNVPMVQEASTELLSPKKDTTPVISNIMSLADPHGDLSIVNSDVLQGTVSPVTQNVIADISESLPSESSSGVANHSVEQPGLSPSSSVLGQHTIGCDTELQKGKVSSQGPAYNVKSMKINDDELCQPKFTSKVQKVKGKSQSIKKIWCSNPCLEHSAKKDVTFCYSCHLFCQKIFSSGGESFTTQGISNWKKTLEKFRKHEKSEMHLKSLQFWREYQFCDEAINDNLSIHSKKIEENKNYLKFIIENILFLGKQCLPFRGNDQSVSSINKGNFLELLEIRAKDKGEGIFRLMNSQVDFYNSSQIQTEIIEIIKTEMLQDIVNEINVSSAFSVICDETTDSATKEQLSVCVRYPQKTSKAILIKERFLGFIDIGEITGTNLHRIIKTYLEQIGVDLKNIRGQAYDSTINLRGKFNKIAAEFKKEEPRALYIHCYAHFLDLAVIRFCKEVKELRSTLNTLSTLFNTIHMSGEMLANFQNICKLSQNKTCKKHSSQSCWTVHDRTLLSVIEGLPEIIETLEVISSHSSNTNLADELSNLLTLVSKFEFIFCIKFLYRVLSVTEILSEELQSETMDVSSLTSKIETIFECLSSERNDIYFKSVWDGAEEICKKITCKGFEVEKPSFQRRKVQKVIDHSNSDSMFFSSSTEEQYKINIYYQGLDTVLQNLKLCFSEFDYCKIKQISELLLKWNEPLNEATAKHVQEFYKLDADIIAELRFYRHYAKLNFVVDYDSVNFINLGYLFIRHGLHSNIPGISQLLHTALSWPISSASAKSSFSVLPRLKTYLCHTMGQERCSDMALMAIEQELVNKLMEPERLNGIVEKFISQMKEI from the exons GAATCTGGAAACAGAAGAAACCCGTTCGTTTGGAACTGGAGGATTCCTTTGCATCAGATACTAAAATGAAAGAACCACTGTTAGATAGTGAATGTGACAAGGTGATGGCTCCACAGCTGCGGCAGCTAGATGAAATTAAGACAGAACCGGACAgtgatcaa GAATATTTTCAAGCCCAACAGCCCAGAATTCAGGAGAGTGACCTGAAAATGAGCACTGCATTTTCAGACAGTG cttCACAGTTGACTacaggcattcagctttctctgGCATCATCTGGCATGAACAAAATGCTTCCTTCAGTTTCATCCACAGCTATTCAGATTTCCTGTTCTGGTTGTAAAAAAATTCTCCAGAAGGGGCAAACTGCTTTTCAGAGAAAAGGGTCTACTCAGCTTTTCTGCTCCACGCCGTGCATCACTGAATACATTGCATCTGCCAGTTCACCAGCTCCTCCCAAGAGAACTTGCTCAAACTGCTCCAA agaaaTTTTAAGTCAAAAGGATGTGATCAGTGTTCAGCTGGAAGATACTACCTCTAGCAAAAATTTTTGCAGCCAATCTTGTCTTTCAtcatatgaagaaaaaagaaaattatttgttaCCGTATGTAGTAATAATAAGATTTTAACCAAATGCAGCATGTGTCAGAAGACTACTGTT atTCAGTATGAAGTAAAATACCAGAACGTGAAACATAGCCTTTGCAGTAATACCTGCTTTTTAAAGTTTCACTCTGCTAACAACCTTGTCATGAACTGTTGTGAGAACTGTGGGGTTTACTGTTATACTAGCTCTAGTTCATTCCACATACTTCAAATGGAAAGACAGTCCCAGTACTGTAATAGTTTAAGGAATATTACAGCATACAAGCAG AAACCAGCCAAAGTACTTCCATCTGTTATTTTCAAATCACTGAAGCCCTCTGATGAAATTATTGAGACTACCAATGACTTTGGAAAGACAGAGCTTTTCTGCTCTATTAGTTGTTTCTCTGCTTACAATAAAGCTAACATGGAATCTTCTAGAG TAAATGTTCCCATGGTGCAAGAGGCTTCAACTGAGCTCCTTTCTCCAAAGAAAGACACAACTCCAGTTATAAGCAATATAATGTCATTGGCAGATCCTCACGGTGACCTTTCCATTGTGAACTCTGATGTCTTACAAG GTACAGTTTCTCCAGTAACACAAAATGTCATTGCAGAT ATTTCTGAGAGTTTACCCAGTGAATCAAGTAGTGGTGTTGCTAATCATAGTGTGGAACAGCCAGGCCTTTCGCCATCTTCATCAGTACTCGGTCAGCATACAATTGGCTGCGATACGGAGTTACAGAAAGGTAAAGTGTCAAGCCAGGGTCCTGCATACAATGTGAAATCCATGAAAATAAATGATGATGAACTATGTCAACCAAAATTTACATCCAAAGTACAAAAAGTTAAAGGGAAAtctcaaagtattaaaaaaatttgGTGTTCCAATCCATGTCTGGAACACAGTGCGAAAAAGGATGTGACATTCTGTTATTCGTGCCATTTGTTCTGCCAAAAAATTTTTAGCTCTGGAGGAGAGTCATTTACAACCCAGGGAATTTCTAATTGGAAAAAAACTCTGGAAAAATTCAGAAAGCATGAAAAAAGTGAGATGCATTTGAAGTCATTGCAATTTTGGAGGGAATACCAGTTTTGTGATGAAGCTATAAATGATAATTTGTCTATTCATTcaaaaaaaattgaggaaaataaaaactaTCTAAAGTTTATCATtgaaaatattctgtttcttggAAAGCAGTGTTTACCCTTCAGAGGGAATGACCAGTCTGTTTCATCTATAAATAAAGGGAATTTTTTAGAATTGTTAGAAATCAGAGCAAAAGATAAAGGAGAAGGAATATTTCGACTAATGAACTCACAAGTTGACTTCTATAATAGTTCACAAATTCAAACTGAAATTATTGAAATAATAAAGACTGAAATGTTGCAGGATATTGTGAATGAGATCAATGTCTCCTCAGCTTTTTCAGTAATATGTGATGAAACAACTGATAGTGCCACTAAAGAACAGCTTTCAGTTTGTGTAAGATACCCACAAAAAACATCAAAGGCTATCTTAATAAAAGAAAGATTCTTGGGTTTTATTGATATTGGAGAGATAACTGGGACCAACTTACATAGGATTATCAAAACTTACCTAGAGCAAATTGGAGTTGATTTGAAAAACATACGTGGCCAGGCCTATGATAGTACCATTAATTTGAGGGGAAAATTTAATAAGATTGCAGCAGAATTCAAGAAGGAAGAGCCAAGAgctttatacatacattgttatgcaCATTTTTTGGATTTAGCAGTCATTCGGTTCtgtaaagaagtaaaagaactccGAAGTACCCTAAATACTCTTAGTACTTTGTTCAACACTATTCATATGTCTGGGGAAATGTTGgcaaattttcaaaatatttgtaaactaagccaaaacaaaacatgcaagaaacattCATCACAGTCATGTTGGACAGTCCATGATCGTACATTACTATCTGTGATTGAGGGTCTTCCAGAGATTATTGAAACACTGGAAGTTATATCAAGCCATTCTTCAAACACAAATTTGGCTGATGAACTGAGCAATTTGTTGACACTGGTGTCCAAATTTGAATTTATCTTTTGTATAAAATTTCTTTATCGAGTGCTGAGTGTTACAGAAATTCTTTCCGAAGAGCTACAGAGTGAAACCATGGACGTTTCTTCTTTGACTTCAAAAATAGAAAcaatttttgaatgtttatcatCTGAGAGAAATGATATCTATTTTAAAAGTGTCTGggatggagcagaagaaatatgtaaaaaaataacCTGTAAAGGTTTTGAAGTTGAAAAACCTTCTTTTCAGAGAAGAAAAGTTCAGAAAGTAATAGATCATAGTAATTCAGATAgtatgtttttttcttcttcaactgAAGAacaatataaaattaatatttattaccAAGGATTGGATACTGTATtgcaaaatttaaaattatgtttttcaGAGTTTGATTATTGCAAAATAAAGCAAATTTCAGAACTGTTACTTAAATGGAATGAACCATTAAATGAAGCAACAGCCAAACATGTTCAAGAATTTTATAAACTTGATGCAGATATTATCGCAGAACTTAGGTTTTATCGGCACTATGCAAAGCTCAACTTTGTCGTAGATTATGATTCTGTCAACTTCATAAATCTTGGCTATTTGTTTATTCGGCATGGTCTTCACAGTAATATTCCGGGCATCTCACAGCTATTACATACGGCTTTGTCTTGGCCAATTAGTTCAGCAAGTGCTAAAAGCTCATTTTCTGTACTACCTCGCCTTAAAACATATTTATGTCATACCATGGGACAGGAGAGGTGTAGTGACATGGCCTTAATGGCAATTGAGCAGGAATTGGTAAACAAACTGATGGAGCCTGAAAGACTCAATGGAATTGTAGAAAAGTTTATCAGTCAGATGAAAGAAATATGA
- the ZMYM1 gene encoding zinc finger MYM-type protein 1 isoform X3 — MKEPLLDSECDKVMAPQLRQLDEIKTEPDSDQEYFQAQQPRIQESDLKMSTAFSDSASQLTTGIQLSLASSGMNKMLPSVSSTAIQISCSGCKKILQKGQTAFQRKGSTQLFCSTPCITEYIASASSPAPPKRTCSNCSKEILSQKDVISVQLEDTTSSKNFCSQSCLSSYEEKRKLFVTVCSNNKILTKCSMCQKTTVIQYEVKYQNVKHSLCSNTCFLKFHSANNLVMNCCENCGVYCYTSSSSFHILQMERQSQYCNSLRNITAYKQKPAKVLPSVIFKSLKPSDEIIETTNDFGKTELFCSISCFSAYNKANMESSRVNVPMVQEASTELLSPKKDTTPVISNIMSLADPHGDLSIVNSDVLQGTVSPVTQNVIADISESLPSESSSGVANHSVEQPGLSPSSSVLGQHTIGCDTELQKGKVSSQGPAYNVKSMKINDDELCQPKFTSKVQKVKGKSQSIKKIWCSNPCLEHSAKKDVTFCYSCHLFCQKIFSSGGESFTTQGISNWKKTLEKFRKHEKSEMHLKSLQFWREYQFCDEAINDNLSIHSKKIEENKNYLKFIIENILFLGKQCLPFRGNDQSVSSINKGNFLELLEIRAKDKGEGIFRLMNSQVDFYNSSQIQTEIIEIIKTEMLQDIVNEINVSSAFSVICDETTDSATKEQLSVCVRYPQKTSKAILIKERFLGFIDIGEITGTNLHRIIKTYLEQIGVDLKNIRGQAYDSTINLRGKFNKIAAEFKKEEPRALYIHCYAHFLDLAVIRFCKEVKELRSTLNTLSTLFNTIHMSGEMLANFQNICKLSQNKTCKKHSSQSCWTVHDRTLLSVIEGLPEIIETLEVISSHSSNTNLADELSNLLTLVSKFEFIFCIKFLYRVLSVTEILSEELQSETMDVSSLTSKIETIFECLSSERNDIYFKSVWDGAEEICKKITCKGFEVEKPSFQRRKVQKVIDHSNSDSMFFSSSTEEQYKINIYYQGLDTVLQNLKLCFSEFDYCKIKQISELLLKWNEPLNEATAKHVQEFYKLDADIIAELRFYRHYAKLNFVVDYDSVNFINLGYLFIRHGLHSNIPGISQLLHTALSWPISSASAKSSFSVLPRLKTYLCHTMGQERCSDMALMAIEQELVNKLMEPERLNGIVEKFISQMKEI, encoded by the exons ATGAAAGAACCACTGTTAGATAGTGAATGTGACAAGGTGATGGCTCCACAGCTGCGGCAGCTAGATGAAATTAAGACAGAACCGGACAgtgatcaa GAATATTTTCAAGCCCAACAGCCCAGAATTCAGGAGAGTGACCTGAAAATGAGCACTGCATTTTCAGACAGTG cttCACAGTTGACTacaggcattcagctttctctgGCATCATCTGGCATGAACAAAATGCTTCCTTCAGTTTCATCCACAGCTATTCAGATTTCCTGTTCTGGTTGTAAAAAAATTCTCCAGAAGGGGCAAACTGCTTTTCAGAGAAAAGGGTCTACTCAGCTTTTCTGCTCCACGCCGTGCATCACTGAATACATTGCATCTGCCAGTTCACCAGCTCCTCCCAAGAGAACTTGCTCAAACTGCTCCAA agaaaTTTTAAGTCAAAAGGATGTGATCAGTGTTCAGCTGGAAGATACTACCTCTAGCAAAAATTTTTGCAGCCAATCTTGTCTTTCAtcatatgaagaaaaaagaaaattatttgttaCCGTATGTAGTAATAATAAGATTTTAACCAAATGCAGCATGTGTCAGAAGACTACTGTT atTCAGTATGAAGTAAAATACCAGAACGTGAAACATAGCCTTTGCAGTAATACCTGCTTTTTAAAGTTTCACTCTGCTAACAACCTTGTCATGAACTGTTGTGAGAACTGTGGGGTTTACTGTTATACTAGCTCTAGTTCATTCCACATACTTCAAATGGAAAGACAGTCCCAGTACTGTAATAGTTTAAGGAATATTACAGCATACAAGCAG AAACCAGCCAAAGTACTTCCATCTGTTATTTTCAAATCACTGAAGCCCTCTGATGAAATTATTGAGACTACCAATGACTTTGGAAAGACAGAGCTTTTCTGCTCTATTAGTTGTTTCTCTGCTTACAATAAAGCTAACATGGAATCTTCTAGAG TAAATGTTCCCATGGTGCAAGAGGCTTCAACTGAGCTCCTTTCTCCAAAGAAAGACACAACTCCAGTTATAAGCAATATAATGTCATTGGCAGATCCTCACGGTGACCTTTCCATTGTGAACTCTGATGTCTTACAAG GTACAGTTTCTCCAGTAACACAAAATGTCATTGCAGAT ATTTCTGAGAGTTTACCCAGTGAATCAAGTAGTGGTGTTGCTAATCATAGTGTGGAACAGCCAGGCCTTTCGCCATCTTCATCAGTACTCGGTCAGCATACAATTGGCTGCGATACGGAGTTACAGAAAGGTAAAGTGTCAAGCCAGGGTCCTGCATACAATGTGAAATCCATGAAAATAAATGATGATGAACTATGTCAACCAAAATTTACATCCAAAGTACAAAAAGTTAAAGGGAAAtctcaaagtattaaaaaaatttgGTGTTCCAATCCATGTCTGGAACACAGTGCGAAAAAGGATGTGACATTCTGTTATTCGTGCCATTTGTTCTGCCAAAAAATTTTTAGCTCTGGAGGAGAGTCATTTACAACCCAGGGAATTTCTAATTGGAAAAAAACTCTGGAAAAATTCAGAAAGCATGAAAAAAGTGAGATGCATTTGAAGTCATTGCAATTTTGGAGGGAATACCAGTTTTGTGATGAAGCTATAAATGATAATTTGTCTATTCATTcaaaaaaaattgaggaaaataaaaactaTCTAAAGTTTATCATtgaaaatattctgtttcttggAAAGCAGTGTTTACCCTTCAGAGGGAATGACCAGTCTGTTTCATCTATAAATAAAGGGAATTTTTTAGAATTGTTAGAAATCAGAGCAAAAGATAAAGGAGAAGGAATATTTCGACTAATGAACTCACAAGTTGACTTCTATAATAGTTCACAAATTCAAACTGAAATTATTGAAATAATAAAGACTGAAATGTTGCAGGATATTGTGAATGAGATCAATGTCTCCTCAGCTTTTTCAGTAATATGTGATGAAACAACTGATAGTGCCACTAAAGAACAGCTTTCAGTTTGTGTAAGATACCCACAAAAAACATCAAAGGCTATCTTAATAAAAGAAAGATTCTTGGGTTTTATTGATATTGGAGAGATAACTGGGACCAACTTACATAGGATTATCAAAACTTACCTAGAGCAAATTGGAGTTGATTTGAAAAACATACGTGGCCAGGCCTATGATAGTACCATTAATTTGAGGGGAAAATTTAATAAGATTGCAGCAGAATTCAAGAAGGAAGAGCCAAGAgctttatacatacattgttatgcaCATTTTTTGGATTTAGCAGTCATTCGGTTCtgtaaagaagtaaaagaactccGAAGTACCCTAAATACTCTTAGTACTTTGTTCAACACTATTCATATGTCTGGGGAAATGTTGgcaaattttcaaaatatttgtaaactaagccaaaacaaaacatgcaagaaacattCATCACAGTCATGTTGGACAGTCCATGATCGTACATTACTATCTGTGATTGAGGGTCTTCCAGAGATTATTGAAACACTGGAAGTTATATCAAGCCATTCTTCAAACACAAATTTGGCTGATGAACTGAGCAATTTGTTGACACTGGTGTCCAAATTTGAATTTATCTTTTGTATAAAATTTCTTTATCGAGTGCTGAGTGTTACAGAAATTCTTTCCGAAGAGCTACAGAGTGAAACCATGGACGTTTCTTCTTTGACTTCAAAAATAGAAAcaatttttgaatgtttatcatCTGAGAGAAATGATATCTATTTTAAAAGTGTCTGggatggagcagaagaaatatgtaaaaaaataacCTGTAAAGGTTTTGAAGTTGAAAAACCTTCTTTTCAGAGAAGAAAAGTTCAGAAAGTAATAGATCATAGTAATTCAGATAgtatgtttttttcttcttcaactgAAGAacaatataaaattaatatttattaccAAGGATTGGATACTGTATtgcaaaatttaaaattatgtttttcaGAGTTTGATTATTGCAAAATAAAGCAAATTTCAGAACTGTTACTTAAATGGAATGAACCATTAAATGAAGCAACAGCCAAACATGTTCAAGAATTTTATAAACTTGATGCAGATATTATCGCAGAACTTAGGTTTTATCGGCACTATGCAAAGCTCAACTTTGTCGTAGATTATGATTCTGTCAACTTCATAAATCTTGGCTATTTGTTTATTCGGCATGGTCTTCACAGTAATATTCCGGGCATCTCACAGCTATTACATACGGCTTTGTCTTGGCCAATTAGTTCAGCAAGTGCTAAAAGCTCATTTTCTGTACTACCTCGCCTTAAAACATATTTATGTCATACCATGGGACAGGAGAGGTGTAGTGACATGGCCTTAATGGCAATTGAGCAGGAATTGGTAAACAAACTGATGGAGCCTGAAAGACTCAATGGAATTGTAGAAAAGTTTATCAGTCAGATGAAAGAAATATGA